The genomic DNA TCTTCTACCTGGTGGCGCGTGAGCGTCCGCAGGACATGGGTTTTGAACCGCTCGCCGACACCGGGGTGGCCAACGCCGATGACAAGAACCACGAAGTGGCTCACGGTGAAGTCGAAACCTCGGCGCAACGCTATAAAGCGGTGCTGAAGAATGCCCGCTTGATCATCGCCGCTGTGTCCCTGGGATTCCAGAACGCGGCCCGCTATGGCCTGATCGTCTGGGTACCGGTGCACTTTCTGGGCGCCAACTGGAAAAGCGGCGACAGCCTGGTCGATCCGAAATGGATTACCGTAGCGCTGCCGGTTGGTATGGCCATCGGTGCCCTCAGCAATGGCTGGGTGTCGGACAAACTGTTCGGTTCCAAACGCTACCTGGCAATCATGCTTTACATGTTCCTCGGCGCGGCAACCAGCCTGTGGATGTGGAGCCTGCCGCCGCATAGCGCCCTCGGTCTGGTGGCGTTGTTCCTCTGCGGTTTCTTCGTCTACGGTCCGGCGTCGAGCTTTTGGGCCTTGTGCCCGGACCTGGTCGGTGCCAAACGAGCAGGTACGGCCACCGGCGTGATGAACTTCGCGTCCTATCTGTTTGCAGGTCTGGCCGAGCCCCTGATCGGGGGCATGCTCGATGCTACCGGGAACACCTCTCTGATCTTCATCGTGGTCACTGCCGCCTGCCTGTGCAGTGCCTCGGTGGCACTGTTCATACGACGTTGATTGCTAGGCTATAGATGCTTGAATCAGAGACGGTAGCTCAGGAATAGGAACTTTTATGTACCAGTATCACAAATGGCTACGTTCCTTTCACGCGGTAGCGAAGACCGGCAGCTTCACGCTCGCTGCCGAGTTCCTGAGCGTTGGTCAGTCAACGGTCAGCGAGCAGGTTACTGCGCTGGAAAAAAAGTACTCCGTGGAACTATTCCACCGTCGTGGCCGCTTTATCGAAATGAGCTGGGCCGGACACCAGCTCTATGCGATCACCCAAGGTCTATTCGGCCAAGAGGATGAAGCTGTGCAACTTCTTCAAAGTTTCAAACAGCACAAAACCGGAATGCTGCGACTGGGGGCTGTATCTCCGCCCATTGCGATGAACCTGACTTACGAGTTGATGCAGAGGCATCCGGACATAGAACTGGAAACCTCGTTCTCTCCTGAGAAAGAGACGCTGGATCGCCTCTTCAACTTTGATATCGATGTGGCGATTCTTGCTCTCTCAGAATTCGATCAGCGTTTTCACACTCAGCTTTACCGGCGCTATCCGATTATTGCTGTTGTCCGCGATGATCATCCTTGGGCCAGTCAGAAAGAGGTGCACGTCGAGCAGATCAGCGCAGAGAGGTGGGTCCTTCGTGAAAAAAGCTCGCGGACTCGTCAATTAGTGGAAGAAAGCTCCCAGCTTCTCGACGTCACCCTGAATTGCGTCATGCAATTGAACAGCCGTGAGGCGATCGTCCACGCCATCGCCAAGGGCATCGGAATTGGCTTTGTTTCCGCCGTCGAGTACGCCGAAACCCCTGGCACAAAACCGATCACTTTTGTAAATCCCCCGTTTTTTATTGATTACCACCTGTGCTGCCTCGGTATTCGCAAAAACCGGCCGATGATCGCAGAGTTGTTCGACTCGAGCCCTACGCCGACAACCTAATCCCGTAACGCGTTTGAACAATCAATAGGCCTACTTCTTGATGATGAGGGGGACGGCCTTCACATACCCAAAAAATGGAGACTCACCATGCACTACAAACAACCTTCCCAACTGCAAGCCGTGGTTTTGGACTGGGCAGGCACCGTCGTTGACTTCGGGTCTTTCGCACCGACTCAAATCTTCGTCGAAGCCTTCGCCGAGTTTGGCGTTGCGGTCTCCCTGGAAGAAGCCCGCGGGCCGATGGGCATGGGCAAGTGGGATCACATTCGCACGCTGTGCAACGAGCCACAGATTGCCGCACGTTACCAGGCCGCCTTCGGCCGCCTGCCAACCGACGAGGATGTCACCGCCCTCTACGAGCGCTTCATGCCATTGCAAATCGAGAAGATCGCCCTGCACTCGGCACTGATTCCCGGGGCTCTCGATACGATCTATGCCTTGCGCGGAAAAGGTTTGAAAATCGGGTCCTGCTCCGGTTATCCGGCGGTGGTGATGGAGAAAGTCGTCGAGCTGGCGCGGAAAAACGGCTACGTCGCCGACCACGTCGTGGCGACCGACGAAGTACCCAATGGTCGCCCGCACCCGGCTCAAGCCTTGGCGAACGTCATTGCGCTGGGGATTAGCGACGTCGCCGCTTGCGTCAAGGTCGACGACACCTGGCCGGGCATTCTCGAAGGCCGTAGCGCTGGTATGTGGACGGTCGCATTGACCTGCTCCGGCAATGCACTGGGCCTGACCTATGACGAATTCAAGGACCTATCCCTCGAGGAATTGGCCGAGGAACGCGCGCGCATCGTCAAGATGTTCGAAGGCTCCCGCCCGCACTACCTGATCGACACCATCGTTGATTTGCCGGCAGTCATTGAAGACATCAATGCTCGTCTGGCACGTGGAGAAACCCCTCAGGGCTCCTGACCCTGTAGGGCTTGTGCAAATGACAGTGGCCGTCCCACGGGCGGCCACAACCAAAAACAACAAGAGAACACCACCATGAACTACGCCCACCCCGGCACTCCCGGTGCCATCGTTTCCTTCAAGTCTCGTTACGGTAACTACATCGGCGGCGAGTTCGTCGCGCCGATCAAAGGTCAGTACTTCACCACGACTTCGCCCGTGAATGGCCAACCGATTGCCGAATTCCCGCGCTCCACGGCCGAAGACATCGACAAGGCCCTGGACGCTGCCCACGCCGCTGCCGATGCCTGGGGCAAAACCTCGGTTCAAAACCGCTCCCTGGTGCTGCTGAAAATTGCCGACCGCATCGAGCAAAACCTGGAACTGCTGGCCGTCACCGAAACCTGGGATAACGGCAAAGCCGTGCGGGAAACGTTGAATGCCGACATCCCGCTGGCCGCCGACCACTTCCGCTACTACGCTGGCTGCATCCGCGCCCAGGAAGGCAGCGCCGCCGAGATCGACGAACACACCGCGGCCTATCACTTTCATGAGCCCCTGGGCGTGGTCGGGCAGATCATTCCGTGGAACTTCCCGATCCTGATGGCGGCCTGGAAACTCGCCCCGGCCCTGGCTGCCGGCAACTGCGTGGTGCTCAAGCCTGCCGAGCAAACCCCGCTGGGCATCACCGTGCTGATGGAGCTGATCGGCGACCTGCTGCCGCCCGGCGTACTGAACGTGGTGCAAGGCTTCGGCAAAGAAGCCGGCGAAGCCCTCGCTACCAGCAAACGCATCGCCAAGATCGCCTTTACCGGCTCGACCCCGGTCGGCTCGCACATCATGAAATGCGCCGCCGAAAACATCATTCCGTCCACCGTGGAGCTGGGTGGCAAGTCGCCGAACATCTTCTTCGAAGACATCATGCAAGCCGAGCCGTCCTTCATCGAAAAAGCCGCCGAAGGCCTGGTGCTGGCGTTCTTCAACCAGGGCGAAGTCTGCACCTGCCCGTCACGCGCGCTGGTGCAAGAGTCGATCTACGACGACTTCATGAAAGTCGTGATGAAGAAAGTGCTGTCGATCAAACGTGGCGACCCACTGGACACCGACACCATGGTCGGCGCCCAAGCGTCCGAGCAGCAATTCGACAAAATCCTTTCGTACCTGGAAATCGCCAAGGGCGAAGGCGCCGAGCTGCTGACCGGCGGGAAAATAGAAAAACTCGAGGGCAACCTGGCGACCGGGTATTACATCCAGCCGACCCTGCTCAAGGGCACCAACAAAATGCGTGTGTTCCAGGAAGAAATCTTTGGCCCGGTGGTGAGCATCACCACCTTCAAGGACGAAGCCGAAGCCCTGGACATCGCCAACGACACCGAGTTCGGCCTTGGTGCCGGCCTCTGGACCCGCGACATCAACCGCGCCTACCGCATGGGCCGCGCCATCAAGGCCGGTCGTGTGTGGACCAACTGCTACCACCTGTACCCGGCGCATGCTGCGTTCGGCGGTTACAAAAAGTCCGGCGTCGGCCGTGAAACCCACAAGATGATGCTCCACCATTATCAGCAGACCAAAAACCTGCTGGTGAGCTACGACATCAATCCGCTGGGCTTCTTCTAAAGATCAGCCTCGGCCCGAACCAATCGTCCTTGACAGTGAGCACTTTGCACTGTCGAGGAACGCCGATCGAACGTGTTTTCACGTTCTTCACCAATAAGCGCGACTAGGCGATTGCCCCGGATCTATAGGTCTATTTGCACCAGACCTATTACCGAAAACGGCGGTTGCTCCGATTCTTGGATGACTCTTTGGAGCCCTTGATGAAAATCCGTTACAAGGTAAGCCTTGTGGCTGCTTGTGTGCTGTTCATAACCACCAGTCTTCTGTCGCTGGTTCAAGTTAGTCAGGTCCGTTCTATTTTGCGCACGCAAGTCGAGGAAGGTATCTCCGAATCGAGCAATGCAGTGGCACGGCAGATCGAAAACTGGCTGAACGCCAAACTTCGGCTGATGGACTTGGCGGCTCAGGCGATCGACAGCCAGTACAGCCCGCAAGCCACCCAGCGCATCATCGATTCCCCGATACTGAAAAATGAATTCGAACTGGTGTTCGGTGCCCTTCAGTCTGATGGAAAACCGATCAAGAACTCCGCACCCTGGAGTCCCGGTCCTGACTACGATGGACGCTTGCGCCCTTGGTATGCGAGCGGAAAGGTGGGTAGTCAGTCGGTTTTAACCGAGCCGTATAAGGCTTCAACTTCCGACGAAATCCTGATATCGGCCGTCACCAAAATCAGCGATGGCGGCCAGTTTCTCGGTGTGTTTGGGGGACAAATTCGTCTGAACACGGTTGCCGAGGCCATTAATACGTTGGACTTTGGCGGGGCCGGCTATGCATTTCTGATGAGTCGAAAGGGCAATATCATTTCCCACCCGGACGCCAATCTAAATGGTAAGCCCTACGGCGAAATTTTTGGCGGTGCCCAGCCACCACTCTACAGTCAACTGCAGGAGGTACAGATAGAGGGAAAGACACTCCTAATTTCCTTCATCCCTCTTTCTCAGCTCAAGGGAATGGATTGGTACATTGGTGTGGTACTGGATCAGGACATCGTCATGGCAGCAGCCCACACCCTGAGTTGGCGTGCCGTCATCGGTACGGGCCTGGGCGTGCTGCTTAGCCTGTTGGTGTTGGGGCTGCTGGTCAGACGGCTACTGCGCCCCCTGGATCAACTCAAGGATTCGCTGGCAGACATCAATCGCGGAGAAGGTGACCTGACCCGCCAATTACCCGTGGTCGGCAATGATGAAATTGCGCTGGTCGCCGGTGAGTTCAACCAGTTCCTGCAGAACCTGAAGGCACTCATTGGCGATGTGAAAAACAGCTCGCAACAAGTCCGCGAGAGCACCACAGCGACGTCATGCGAAGCGGATCAGGCCGCCAACCGCGTACAGATTCAATTACAGGAACTGGATCAACTCGCCACCGCCATGACCGAGATGGCCTCGACCGCTGAGGACGTGGCGCGCAATGCTCAAGTCGCGGCTGAAGCGGCGATCGTTGCCACCGAGGAAGCAGCAGACGGGGTGGCCCTGGTCTCCAAGTCAACGGGTGCGATCAAGCGTTTGGCTGACGAGATGGACGACACCGGTCATGCCATCAATGAATTGTCCACGCTCAGTCAAAGCATCGAATCGATTGTGGCGGTCATCACCAGTATCGCCGACCAAACCAATCTGCTCGCGCTCAATGCAGCCATCGAGGCGGCACGTGCCGGCGAATCGGGACGTGGTTTCGCCGTGGTGGCTGATGAGGTGCGCTCACTGGCCTCGCGTACTCAGCAATCCACTCAGGAAATACGCCTGATGATTGATCAACTGCAGACGGGCGTGAAGCACGCTCAAGTGCGAATGCAGCAAAGTCGCGACACGGCCAGCAAGACTGCAGGCGATGCCAATGCCGCAAATGAAACGCTTGAGCGCATACGTGAAGCCATTTACCGCATCAATGACATGAACCTGCAGATTGCCGCGGCAGCTGAAGAACAGAGCGCTACGACCGAGGAAATCAATCGCAACACGACGAACATCCGCGATATCAGTCTTGAAGTATCCGGCAGTGCGGACAAGCAGGTTCGTCAATGCTCGGCGATGGTGGACCACGTTGGCCAGCAAGACAAACTTCTCAGTCGCTTCAGGATTTGAGTTTCGCAATTGCCCAAATGCTCAGGCTGCAAACAGTGACAGATCACAAAAACAACTATTCCACCGAGGTAAGAAAGATGAGTGCGGCTTCCCTGTATCCCGTTCGTCCCGAGGTTCTGGCCAACACGCTGACCGACGAGGCGACCTACAAGGCCATGTACCAGCAGTCGGTCGTCAACCCGGACGGCTTCTGGCGCGAGCAAGCCAAGCGCCTCGACTGGATCACGCCTTTCACCACGGTGAAGCAGACTTCCTTCGACGACCATCACGTCGACATCAAATGGTTCGCCGACGGCACCCTCAACGTTTCCTACAACTGCCTCGACCGTCATCTGGCAGAGCGCGGTGATCAGGTGGCGATCATCTGGGAAGGCGATGACCCTGCCGAAAGCCGTAACATCACCTACCGCGAACTGCACGAACAAGTCTGCAAGTTCGCCAACGCCCTGCGTGGTCAGGACGTACACCGCGGCGACGTGGTGACTATCTATATGCCGATGATCCCCGAAGCCGTGGTCGCCATGCTGGCCTGTACCCGGATCGGCGCAATTCACTCGGTGGTGTTCGGCGGGTTCTCGCCAGAAGCCCTGGCCGGTCGCATCATCGACTGCAAATCCAAAGTGGTGATCACTGCCGACGAAGGTATTCGTGCCGGCAAGAAAACCCCGCTCAAGGCCAACGTCGACGATGCGCTGACCAACCCGGAAATCAGCAGCATCCAAAAAGTCATCGTGTGCCAGCGCACCGGTGGCGACATCAAGTGGAACCAGCATCGCGACATCTGGTACGAAGACCTGATGAAAGTGGCCGGCACCGTGTGCGCACCAAAAGAGATGGGTGCCGAAGAAGCGCTGTTCATCCTCTACACCTCCGGCTCGACCGGCAAGCCCAAGGGCGTGCAGCACACCACCGGCGGTTACCTGTTGTACGCGGCCATGACTCACGAGCGTGTGTTCGACTACCGTCCGGGCGAGGTCTACTGGTGCACCGCCGACGTCGGCTGGGTCACCGGCCACAGCTACATCGTCTACGGCCCGCTGGCCAACGGCGCGACCACGCTGCTGTTCGAAGGCGTGCCGAACTACCCGGACATCACCCGGGTGGCGAAGTTGTCGACAAGCACCAGGTCAATATCCTCTACACCGCCCCGACCGCCATTCGCGCGATGATGGCCGCGGGTACGGC from Pseudomonas baetica includes the following:
- a CDS encoding methyl-accepting chemotaxis protein: MKNSSQQVRESTTATSCEADQAANRVQIQLQELDQLATAMTEMASTAEDVARNAQVAAEAAIVATEEAADGVALVSKSTGAIKRLADEMDDTGHAINELSTLSQSIESIVAVITSIADQTNLLALNAAIEAARAGESGRGFAVVADEVRSLASRTQQSTQEIRLMIDQLQTGVKHAQVRMQQSRDTASKTAGDANAANETLERIREAIYRINDMNLQIAAAAEEQSATTEEINRNTTNIRDISLEVSGSADKQVRQCSAMVDHVGQQDKLLSRFRI
- a CDS encoding LysR substrate-binding domain-containing protein, whose protein sequence is MYQYHKWLRSFHAVAKTGSFTLAAEFLSVGQSTVSEQVTALEKKYSVELFHRRGRFIEMSWAGHQLYAITQGLFGQEDEAVQLLQSFKQHKTGMLRLGAVSPPIAMNLTYELMQRHPDIELETSFSPEKETLDRLFNFDIDVAILALSEFDQRFHTQLYRRYPIIAVVRDDHPWASQKEVHVEQISAERWVLREKSSRTRQLVEESSQLLDVTLNCVMQLNSREAIVHAIAKGIGIGFVSAVEYAETPGTKPITFVNPPFFIDYHLCCLGIRKNRPMIAELFDSSPTPTT
- the exaC gene encoding acetaldehyde dehydrogenase ExaC; amino-acid sequence: MNYAHPGTPGAIVSFKSRYGNYIGGEFVAPIKGQYFTTTSPVNGQPIAEFPRSTAEDIDKALDAAHAAADAWGKTSVQNRSLVLLKIADRIEQNLELLAVTETWDNGKAVRETLNADIPLAADHFRYYAGCIRAQEGSAAEIDEHTAAYHFHEPLGVVGQIIPWNFPILMAAWKLAPALAAGNCVVLKPAEQTPLGITVLMELIGDLLPPGVLNVVQGFGKEAGEALATSKRIAKIAFTGSTPVGSHIMKCAAENIIPSTVELGGKSPNIFFEDIMQAEPSFIEKAAEGLVLAFFNQGEVCTCPSRALVQESIYDDFMKVVMKKVLSIKRGDPLDTDTMVGAQASEQQFDKILSYLEIAKGEGAELLTGGKIEKLEGNLATGYYIQPTLLKGTNKMRVFQEEIFGPVVSITTFKDEAEALDIANDTEFGLGAGLWTRDINRAYRMGRAIKAGRVWTNCYHLYPAHAAFGGYKKSGVGRETHKMMLHHYQQTKNLLVSYDINPLGFF
- a CDS encoding MFS transporter; the encoded protein is MNRAQTMPGLATSTSSFRVAQWRMLLAAMFCYLFFYTGRQTFGFAIPGIQAEFGFTKEHLGWASAAMLWAYAIGQAINGNLADKFGGRRIMTAGAVLSCAANWMTSFAHGFTALILPWGINGYFQALGWAPGSRLISNWWSAGERGKVYGFYVFAAGCASVLSYVTSIVVLEVLQLEWRWIFRLPVLLMLAGGIIFYLVARERPQDMGFEPLADTGVANADDKNHEVAHGEVETSAQRYKAVLKNARLIIAAVSLGFQNAARYGLIVWVPVHFLGANWKSGDSLVDPKWITVALPVGMAIGALSNGWVSDKLFGSKRYLAIMLYMFLGAATSLWMWSLPPHSALGLVALFLCGFFVYGPASSFWALCPDLVGAKRAGTATGVMNFASYLFAGLAEPLIGGMLDATGNTSLIFIVVTAACLCSASVALFIRR
- the phnX gene encoding phosphonoacetaldehyde hydrolase — translated: MHYKQPSQLQAVVLDWAGTVVDFGSFAPTQIFVEAFAEFGVAVSLEEARGPMGMGKWDHIRTLCNEPQIAARYQAAFGRLPTDEDVTALYERFMPLQIEKIALHSALIPGALDTIYALRGKGLKIGSCSGYPAVVMEKVVELARKNGYVADHVVATDEVPNGRPHPAQALANVIALGISDVAACVKVDDTWPGILEGRSAGMWTVALTCSGNALGLTYDEFKDLSLEELAEERARIVKMFEGSRPHYLIDTIVDLPAVIEDINARLARGETPQGS